Proteins from a single region of Antechinus flavipes isolate AdamAnt ecotype Samford, QLD, Australia chromosome 2, AdamAnt_v2, whole genome shotgun sequence:
- the PLAGL2 gene encoding zinc finger protein PLAGL2 yields the protein MTAFFTSVPNWIQDAKQEEETGWKLVPRPRGREAESQVKCQCEISGTSFSGGEKLRTHSLPHTEQRPYNCPQLHCGKAFASKYKLYRHMATHSAQKPHQCMYCEKMFHRKDHLRNHLQTHDPHKEALHCPECGKNYNTKLGYRRHLAMHAATSGDLSCKVCLQTFENTQVLLEHLKAHSRRASGGAKEKKHPCDHCDRRFYTRKDVRRHLVVHTGRKDFLCQYCAQRFGRKDHLTRHMKKSHSQELLKIKTEPVDMLGLLSCSSSVTVKEELSPVLCMASRDMIGGKTFPGMLPMGMYSTHLPAMPSSGMPHSLVHNSLPMGMSYPLESSSSISSPPQLPPKYQLGSTSYLPEKLPKAEVESFLSELPGSLSLPSSEPQSSSPQPALLDEALLSKSPANLSEALCAANMDFSHLLGFLPLNLPPCNPPGTTGGLVMGYSQAETQPLLTTLQSQPQDSPGPGGPLNFGPLHSLPPVFTSGLSTTTLPRFHQAFQ from the exons ATGACGGCATTCTTCACCAGTGTCCCTAACTGGATTCAAGATGCAAAGCAGGAGGAGGAGACAGGCTGGAAACTAGTTCCCAGGCCAAGAGGCCGTGAGGCAGAAAGTCAAGTCAAGTGCCAATGTGAAATCTCCGGTACCTCCTTCTCAGGTGGGGAGAAGCTGAGAACTCACAGCCTCCCCCACACAGAACAGAGACCATACAACTGCCCTCAGCTGCACTGTGGCAAGGCCTTTGCATCCAAGTACAAACTTTATAG GCATATGGCCACTCACTCAGCCCAGAAGCCCCACCAGTGCATGTATTGTGAGAAGATGTTCCATCGGAAGGATCATTTGCGGAATCACCTGCAGACCCATGATCCCCATAAGGAGGCCCTCCACTGCCCAGAGTGTGGCAAGAACTATAACACCAAGCTGGGCTATCGACGCCATCTGGCTATGCATGCTGCCACTAGTGGTGACCTCAGCTGCAAAGTGTGTCTCCAAACTTTTGAAAACACCCAGGTCCTGCTGGAGCACCTGAAGGCTCATTCAAGGAGAGCATCAGGTGGGGCCAAGGAGAAGAAGCATCCCTGTGACCATTGTGATCGACGTTTCTATACTAGGAAGGATGTAAGGAGGCACCTAGTAGTACACACGGGGCGCAAAGACTTCCTTTGCCAGTACTGTGCCCAGAGGTTTGGGCGTAAGGACCATCTAACTCGGCACATGAAGAAGAGCCACTCACAAGAATTACTGAAAATTAAGACAGAACCAGTAGACATGTTGGGACTCCTTAGCTGTAGCTCCTCAGTCACAGTGAAAGAAGAGCTGAGCCCAGTTCTGTGCATGGCATCCAGGGACATGATAGGGGGTAAGACCTTCCCAGGCATGTTACCTATGGGCATGTATAGCACTCACCTCCCAGCCATGCCAAGTTCAGGGATGCCCCATTCTCTGGTTCATAATTCCCTGCCAATGGGAATGAGTTATCCTCTGGAATCTTCCTCATCCATCTCCTCTCCACCACAACTTCCCCCCAAATACCAGCTTGGATCTACCTCATATTTGCCGGAGAAACTACCAAAAGCAGAGGTGGAAAGCTTTCTGTCGGAGCTTCCCGGAAGCCTGTCTCTCCCATCCAGTGAGCCCCAGTCCTCCTCTCCTCAACCGGCCCTTTTGGATGAAGCCCTACTTTCCAAGAGCCCTGCTAACCTCTCTGAGGCGCTTTGTGCTGCTAACATGGACTTTTCTCACCTCCTGGGCTTCCTCCCCCTGAATCTTCCTCCATGCAACCCACCTGGGACCACAGGAGGATTGGTCATGGGTTACTCACAGGCAGAAACTCAACCACTGCTTACCACTTTGCAGTCTCAGCCTCAAGATTCTCCAGGACCTGGGGGTCCCCTAAACTTTGGGCCCTTACATTCATTACCCCCAGTTTTCACCTCTGGCTTGAGCACCACCACTCTGCCACGTTTTCATCAGGCGTTTCAGTAG